A genome region from Polyodon spathula isolate WHYD16114869_AA chromosome 19, ASM1765450v1, whole genome shotgun sequence includes the following:
- the LOC121294561 gene encoding stereocilin-like translates to MSDGVFTGEEFDSLGAMAAFVMDEIFINISRFFFVENIDRIRNYCFNKNKKDILAMMLQEKATFGPVSNWTSETLDQVDRFVFFLPSTSVKQISKSLMTVERMERLFQSQRQWEKSAFGAICEQNRDMTELDGMFATQQFMLQYFLGVLGIGVLPKLALVPSCSNVRATLPSAWAVDSLTSMSADHFSNCLEAIGQDPNFQPGELTLLMGKVKQIYGPASALTPTVIQQLGRIATQFTSDELQKLKLNDLAAITALGRIKTWTSRQLSVLYAAVLNSTKLTGSDLDASTLVALGYGICGIKASEIPAMNPVEFR, encoded by the exons ATGTCTGACGGTGTGTTTACCGGGGAGGAATTCGATTCTCTGGGAGCCATGGCAGCATTTGTCATGGATGAGATATTTATCAATATCTCCAGATTTTTTTTCGTGGAGAACATCGACCGCATCAGGAactactgttttaataaaaacaagaaggACATCTTAGCCATGATGCTGCAAGAGAAAGCAACGTTTGG GCCTGTTTCAAACTGGACATCAGAGACACTTGACCAGGTGgatagatttgttttctttctgccCAGTACATCAGTGAAGCAAATAAGTAAG agTCTCATgacggtggagagaatggagagGCTGTTCCAGAGCCAGAGACAGTGGGAGAAGAGTGCGTTTGGCGCCATCTGTGAGCAAAACAGGGACATGACTGAACTGGATGGAATGTTTGCAACCCAGCAGTTCATGCTGCAGTATTTCCTGGGAGTGCTGGGAATAGGAGTGCTTCCGAAATTAG CTCTGGTCCCAAGCTGCAGCAATGTGCGAGCCACTCTGCCTTCGGCCTGGGCTGTGGACAGTCTGACCAGCATGTCTGCTGACCACTTCAGCAACTGCCTGGAGGCCATCGGACAAGACCCCAACTTCCAGCCTGGAGAGCTCACCCTGCTGATGGGGAAAGTTAAACAG atctACGGGCCAGCCTCTGCACTGACTCCCACAGTGATCCAACAGCTGGGGAGGATTGCCACGCAGTTCACCAGCGACGAGCTGCAGAAACTCAAATTGAATGACCTGGCAGCTATCACGGCTCTGGGTAGAATCAAAACCTGGACCAGCAGACAG CTCTCAGTTCTGTATGCTGCCGTTCTGAACTCCACGAAACTGACTGGGAGTGACCTGGATGCCAGTACTCTGGTGGCTTTGGGGTATGGAATCTGTGGAATAAAAGCTTCGGAAATACCAGCGATGAATCCGGTGGAATTCAGGTAG
- the LOC121295122 gene encoding stereocilin-like codes for MLRLDCTEEQLGALAKLLTHSLAFGPVSSWGPEVFIEIGGIAAGLEDFVLSSLAKEQIEGLTPLAISMIPPQKFSVVFSQDHIRMFSYEQGTALTSSQLKSLNSLQQTALSMVLTSWEDKPVDFRGRSAGIALRPIPFGVLSSLLLVSLSPH; via the exons ATGCTACGGCTGGATTGCACAGAGGAGCAGCTGGGAGCTCTGGCTAAGTTGCTCACACACAGCCTTGCTTTTGGACCAGTCAGCAGCTGGGGGCCTGAAGTGTTCATTGAAATCGGAGGCATCGCAG CCGGTCTTGAGGATTTTGTTCTCTCTTCGTTGGCAAAGGAACAAATTGAAGGACTCACACCACTGGCGATTTCAATGATCCCGCCGCAGAAATTCTCT GTCGTGTTTAGCCAGGACCACATACGAATGTTCTCCTATGAGCAGGGAACGGCCCTGACGAGCAGTCAGCTGAAATCCCTCAACAGCCTCCAGCAGACTGCCCTGTCCATGGTGTTGACCTCTTGGGAAGACAAACCCGTCGACTTCCGAG gaAGATCTGCTGGTATAGCTCTGCGTCCAATCCCATTTGGAGTCCTGTCCAGCCTGCTGCTTGTGTCGCTGTCCCCACATTGA